A genomic segment from Zonotrichia albicollis isolate bZonAlb1 chromosome 19, bZonAlb1.hap1, whole genome shotgun sequence encodes:
- the LOC141731239 gene encoding myosin heavy chain, skeletal muscle, adult-like, whose amino-acid sequence MSSDAEMAIFGEAAPYLRKSEKERIEAQNKPFDAKTSVFVVHAKESFVKGTITSRESGKVTVKTEGGETLTVKEDQIFSMNPPKYDKIEDMAMMTHLHEPAVLYNLKERYAAWMIYTYSGLFCVTVNPYKWLPVYNPEVVLAYRGKKRQEAPPHIFSISDNAYQFMLTDRENQSILITGESGAGKTVNTKRVIQYFATIAASGDKKKEEKSSGKMQGTLEDQIISANPLLEAFGNAKTVRNDNSSRFGKFIRIHFGATGKLASADIETYLLEKSRVTFQLKAERSYHIFYQIMSNKKPELIDMLLITTNPYDYQFVSQGEITVASINDQEELMATDSAIDILGFTADERAAIYKLTGAVMHYGNLKFKQKQREEQAEPDGTEVADKAAYLMGLNSADLLKALCYPRVKVGNEYVTKGQNVQQVYNSVGALAKAVYEKMFLWMVVRINEQLDTKQPRQYFIGVLDIAGFEIFDFNSLEQLCINFTNEKLQQFFNHHMFVLEQEEYKKEGIEWEFIDFGMDLAACIELIEKPMGIFSILEEECMFPKATDTSFKNKLYDQHLGKSNNFQKPKPGKGKAEAHFSLVHYAGTVDYNITGWLEKNKDPLNETVIGLYQKSSVKTLALLFASAGGEAEASGGGGGKKGGKKKGSSFQTVSALFRENLNKLMTNLRSTHPHFVRCIIPNETKTPGAMEHELVLHQLRCNGVLEGIRICRKGFPSRVLYADFKQRYKVLNASAIPEGQFIDSKKASEKLLSSIDVDHTQYKFGHTKVFFKAGLIGVLEEMRDEKLAQLITRTQAMCRGYLARVEYQRRVERRESIFCIQYNVRSFMNVKHWPWMKLFFKIKPLLKSAESEKEMANMKEEFEKTKEELAKSEAKRKEIEEKMASLMKEKNDLQLQVQSEADALADAEERCDQLIKTKIQLEAKIKEVTERAEDEEEINAELTAKKRKLEDECSELKKDIDDLELTLAKVEKEKHATENKVKNLTEEMAGLDETIAKLTKEKKALQEAHQQTLDDLQAEEDKVNTLTKAKTKLEQQVDDLEGSLEQEKKLRMDLERAKRKLEGDLKLAQDSIMDLENDKQQLDEKLKKKDFEISQIQGKIEDEQAVAMQFQKKIKELQARIEELEEEIEAERTSRAKAEKHRADLSRELEEISERLEEAGGATSAQIEMNKKREAEFQKMRRDLEEATLQHEATAAALRKKHADSTAELGEQIDNLQRVKQKLEKEKSELKMEIDDLASNMESVSKAKANLEKMCRTLEDQLSEIKTKEEEHQRMINDLTAQRARLQTESGEYSRQVEEKDAMVSQLSRGKQAFTQQIEELKRHLEEEIKAKNALAHALQSARHDCDLLREQYEEEQEAKGELQRALSKANSEVAQWRTKYETDAIQRTEELEEAKKKLAQRLQDAEEHVEAVNSKCASLEKTKQRLQNEVEDLMIDVERSNAACAALDKKQKNFDKILAEWKQKYEETQAELEASQKESRSLSTELFKMKNAYEESLDHLETMKRENKNLQQEISDLTEQIAEGGKAIHELEKVKKQIEQEKSELQASLEEAEASLEHEEGKILRLQLELNQVKAEIDRKIAEKDEEIDQMKRNHLRIVDSMQSTLDAEIRSRNEALRLKKKMEGDLNEMEIQLSHANRQAAEAQKNLRNTQAVLKDTQLHLDDALRTQEDLKEQVAMVERRANLLQAEVEELRAALEQTERSRKLAEQELLDASERVQLLHTQNTSLINTKKKLETDIAQIQGEMEDTIQEARNAEEKAKKAITDAAMMAEELKKEQDTSAHLERMKKNLDQTVKDLQHRLEEAEQLALKGGKKQIQKLEARVRELEGEVDAEQKRSAEAVKGVRKYERRVKELTYQSEEDRKNVLRLQDLVDKLQMKVKSYKRQAEEAEELSNVNLSKFRKIQHELEEAEERADIAESQVNKLRVKSREFHSKKIAEEE is encoded by the exons ATGTCCTCGGACGCGGAGATGGCCATCTTTGGGGAGGCAGCTCCTTACCTCCGAAAATCGGAGAAGGAGAGAATTGAGGCCCAGAACAAACCTTTTGATGCCAAGACATCTGTCTTTGTGGTACATGCAAAGGAATCCTTTGTGAAAGGGACAATCACGAGCAGGGAATCGGGCAAAGTCACTGTCAAGACTGAAGGGGGAGAG ACCCTGACTGTGAAAGAAGATCAAATCTTCTCCATGAACCCTCCCAAGTACGACAAAATCGAGGACATGGCCATGATGACCCACCTGCACGAACCCGCTGTGCTGTACAACCTCAAAGAGCGTTACGCAGCCTGGATGATCTAC ACCTACTCGGGTCTCTTCTGCGTCACTGTCAACCCCTACAAGTGGCTGCCGGTGTACAACCCCGAGGTGGTGTTGGCCTACCGAGGCAAGAAGCGCCAGGAGGCCCCTCCACACATCTTCTCCATCTCTGACAACGCCTATCAGTTCATGCTGACTG ATCGGGAGAACCAGTCCATCCTGATCAC CGGAGAATCCGGGGCCGGGAAGACTGTGAACACCAAGCGTGTCATCCAGTACTTTGCAACAATTGCAGCCAGTGGAGACaagaagaaagaggagaagTCATCAGGCAAAATGCAG GGAACGCTTGAGGATCAAATCATCAGCGCCAACCCACTGCTGGAGGCCTTTGGAAACGCCAAGACCGTGAGGAACGACAACTCCTCACGCTTT GGCAAATTCATCAGAATCCACTTTGGTGCCACAGGCAAACTGGCTTCTGCTGACATTGAAACTT ATCTGCTGGAGAAGTCCAGAGTCACTTTCCAGCTCAAGGCGGAAAGGAGCTACCACATCTTTTATCAGATCATGTCCAACAAGAAGCCGGAGCTAATCG ACATGCTCCTCATCACCACCAACCCCTATGACTACCAGTTTGTGAGTCAAGGTGAGATCACTGTTGCCAGCATTAATGACCAGGAGGAGCTGATGGCTACAGAT AGTGCCATTGACATCCTGGGCTTCACTGCTGATGAGAGGGCAGCCATCTACAAGCTGACAGGGGCTGTCATGCACTATGGGAACCTGAAGTTCAAGCAGAAACAACgagaggagcaggcagagcccgATGGCACCGAAG TTGCTGACAAGGCTGCCTACCTGATGGGTCTGAACTCAGCAGACCTGCTCAAGGCCCTCTGCTACCCCCGAGTCAAGGTGGGGAATGAATATGTGACCAAAGGCCAAAATGTGCAGCAG GTATACAATTCAGTGGGTGCCCTGGCGAAGGCTGTCTATGAGAAGATGTTCCTGTGGATGGTTGTTCGCATCAACGAACAGCTGGACACGAAGCAGCCCAGGCAGTACTTCATTGGTGTCCTGGACATTGCTGGCTTTGAGATCTTTGAT TTCaacagcctggagcagctgtgcaTCAACTTCACCAATGAGAAACTGCAACAGTTCTTCAACCACCACATGTtcgtgctggagcaggaggagtaCAAGAAGGAGGGCATTGAATGGGAGTTCATTGACTTTGGCATGGACCTGGCTGCCTGCATTGAGCTCATTGAGAAG CCCATGGGCATCTTCTCCATCCTGGAAGAGGAGTGCATGTTCCCCAAGGCAACTGACACCTCTTTCAAGAACAAGCTCTATGACCAGCACCTGGGCAAGTCCAACAACTTCCAGAAGCCCAAGCCAGGCAAAGGCAAGGCTGAGGCCCATTTCTCCCTGGTGCACTATGCTGGCACAGTGGACTACAACATCACAGGGTGGCTGGAGAAGAACAAGGACCCTCTGAATGAAACTGTCATTGGGCTGTACCAGAAATCATCTGTGAAGACCCTGGCTTTACTCTTTGCCTCTGCTGGAGGAGAGGCAG AGGctagtggtggtggtggtggcaagAAGGGAGGCAAGAAGAAGGGCTCTTCTTTCCAGACTGTCTCAGCTCTTTTCCGG GAGAATCTGAACAAGCTGATGACCAATCTGCGGAGCACTCACCCCCACTTTGTGCGCTGCATCATCCCCAATGAGACTAAAACACCTG GTGCCATGGAGCACGAGCTGGTGCTGCACCAGCTGCGCTGTAACGGCGTGCTGGAAGGGATCAGGATCTGCAGGAAAGGGTTCCCCAGCAGAGTCCTCTATGCTGACTTCAAACAGAG ATACAAGGTGCTTAATGCCAGTGCCATCCCTGAGGGACAGTTCATCGATAGCAAGAAGGCTTCTGAGAAGCTTCTTAGTTCAATCGATGTGGATCACACCCAGTACAAATTTGGACACACCAAG GTGTTCTTCAAAGCTGGGCTGATAGGGGTCCTGgaggagatgagagatgagaagCTGGCGCAGCTCATCACCCGCACCCAGGCCATGTGTAGAGGCTACCTGGCAAGGGTGGAGTACCAGAGAAGGGTGGAGCGCAG GGAATCCATCTTCTGCATCCAGTACAACGTTCGCTCATTCATGAATGTCAAACACTGGCCATGGATGAAGCTGTTCTTCAAGATCAAGCCATTGCTGAAGAGTGCAGAGTCTGAGAAAGAAATGGCCAACATGAAGGAAGAGTTTGAGAAAACCAAGGAAGAGCTTGCAAAGTCTGAGGCAAAGCGGAAGGAGATAGAAGAGAAAATGGCCTCTCTGATGAAGGAGAAGAATGACCTGCAGCTCCAAGTGCAATCA GAAGCAGATGCTTTGGCCGATGCAGAGGAAAGGTGCGACCAGCTGATCAAAACCAAGATTCAGCTGGAAGCCAAAATTAAGGAAGTGACTGAAAGGGCagaggatgaagaagaaattaatGCTGAGTTGACAGCCAAGAAGAGGAAGCTGGAGGATGAATGTTCAGAGCTGAAGAAAGATATTGATGACCTTGAGCTAACACTGGCCAAggtggagaaggaaaaacatgCCACCGAAAACAAG GTGAAAAACCTGACTGAGGAGATGGCAGGTCTGGACGAGACCATTGCCAAGCTGACAAAGGAGAAGAAAGCCCTCCAAGAGGCACATCAGCAGACCCTGGATGACCTGCAGGCAGAGGAAGACAAAGTCAATACTCTGACCAAAGCCAAGACCAAGCTGGAACAGCAAGTGGATGAT CTGGAAGGGTCCCTGGAGCAAGAGAAGAAACTGCGCATGGACCTGGAGAGAGCGAAGAGGAAACTGGAAGGAGACCTGAAGCTGGCCCAGGACAGCATCATGGATTTGGAGaatgacaagcagcagctggatgagaaactgAAGAA GAAAGACTTTGAAATCAGCCAGATCCAGGGCAAGATCGAGGATGAACAAGCAGTGGCTATGCAATTTCAGAAGAAGATCAAGGAGCTGCAG GCCCGcattgaggagctggaggaggagattGAGGCAGAGCGAACATCTCGCGCTAAAGCGGAGAAGCATCGCGCTGACCTGTccagggagctggaggagatcAGTGAGCGCTTGGAAGAAGCAGGAGGGGCCACATCAGCTCAGATTGAGATGAACAAGAAGCGTGAGGCAGAGTTCCAGAAGATGCGCCGTGACCTGGAAGAGGCCACGCTGCAGCACGAAGCCACGGCTGCCGCCCTGCGCAAGAAGCACGCggacagcacagctgagctgggtGAGCAGATCGACAACCTGCAACGTGTGAAGCAGAAGCTAGAAAAGGAGAAGAGTGAGCTGAAGATGGAGATTGATGACTTGGCCAGCAACATGGAGTCTGTCTCCAAAGCCAAG GCCAACCTGGAGAAGATGTGCCGCACCCTGGAAGATCAGCTGAGTGAGATTAAAACTAAGGAAGAAGAGCATCAGCGCATGATCAATGACCTCACAGCTCAAAGAGCTCGTCTGCAGACAGAGTCAG GTGAATATTCTCGTCAAGTGGAAGAGAAAGATGCTATGGTTTCTCAGCTGTCAAGAGGCAAACAGGCTTTCACCCAGCAGATTGAGGAACTCAAGAGGCATCTGGAGGAAGAGATAAAG GCCAAGAACGCCCTGGCCCATGCCCTGCAGTCCGCTCGCCATGACTGTGACTTGCTCCGGGAACAAtatgaggaggagcaggaggccaAGGGGGAGCTGCAGCGAGCCCTGTCCAAGGCCAACAGTGAAGTGGCCCAGTGGAGAACCAAATACGAGACAGACGCAATTCAGCGCACAGAGGAGCTTGAGGAGGCCAA GAAGAAGCTGGCCCAGCGCCTGCAGGATGCAGAGGAGCATGTTGAGGCTGTCAATTCCAAATGTGCCTCCCTGGAAAAGacaaagcagaggctgcagaatGAAGTGGAGGACCTGATGATTGATGTGGAGAGATCcaatgctgcctgtgctgctctggataAGAAGCAGAAGAACTTTGACAAG ATCCTGGCAGAATGGAAGCAGAAGTATGAGGAAACGCAGGCTGAGCTGGAGGCCTCGCAGAAGGAGTCGCGCTCTCTGAGCACGGAGCTGTTCAAGATGAAGAATGCCTATGAGGAGTCCTTGGATCACCTGGAAACAATGAAGCGGGAGAACAAGAACCTGCAGC AGGAGATTTCCGACCTCACTGAGCAGATTGCGGAGGGAGGAAAGGCAATTCATGAGCTGGAGAAAGTGAAGAAGCAGATTGAGCAGGAGAAATCTGAACTGCAAGCCTCCCTGGAGGAAGCTGAG GCCTCCCTGGAACATGAGGAGGGGAAGATCCTGCGCCTGCAGCTTGAGCTCAACCAAGTGAAGGCTGAGATTGACAGGAAGATAGCCGAGAAAGATGAGGAGATTGATCAGATGAAAAGAAACCACCTCAGAATTGTGGACTCGATGCAGAGCACCCTGGATGCTGagatcaggagcaggaatgaagCCCTGAGactgaagaagaaaatggaGGGAGACCTGAATGAAATGGAGATCCAGCTGAGCCACGCCAACCgccaggctgcagaggcacagAAGAATCTGAGAAACAcccaggctgtgctgaag GACACCCAGCTGCACCTGGACGATGCTCTCAGGACACAGGAGGACCTGAAGGAGCAGGTGGCCATGGTGGAGCGCAGAGCAAACCTGCTGCAGGCTGAAGTTGAGGAGCTCCgggcagccctggagcagacAGAGCGGTCGAGGAAATTGGCTGAGCAGGAGCTTCTGGATGCAAGTGAGAGAGTTCAGCTCCTCCATACTCAG AACACCAGCCTGATCAACACCAAGAAGAAGCTGGAAACAGACATTGCCCAGATCCAGGGTGAAATGGAGGATACCATCCAGGAAGCCCGCAATGCTGAGGAGAAGGCCAAGAAGGCCATCACAGAT GCGGCCATGATGGCAGAAGAGCTGAAGAAGGAGCAGGACACCAGTGCCCACCTGGAGAGGATGAAGAAGAACCTGGACCAGACAGTGAAGGACCTGCAGCACCGTCTGGAAGAGGCCGAACAGCTGGCACTGAAGGGAGGGAAGAAGCAGATCCAGAAGCTGGAGGCCAGG GTGcgggagctggaaggggaggTTGATGCTGAGCAGAAGCGCAGCGCTGAAGCCGTGAAGGGCGTGCGCAAGTACGAGCGCAGGGTGAAGGAACTCACCTACCAG TCTGAGGAAGACAGGAAGAAtgtgctgaggctgcaggaTCTGGTGGACAAGCTGCAAATGAAAGTGAAATCCTACAAGAGACAAGCTGAGGAAGCT GAGGAGCTGTCCAATGTGAACCTGTCCAAGTTCCGCAAGATCCAGCACGAGCTGGAGGAGGCCGAGGAGCGGGCTGACATTGCAGAGTCACAGGTCAACAAGCTCCGAGTGAAGAGCCGCGAGTTTCACAGCAAGAAAATAGCAGAGGAAGAGTGA